In one Modestobacter sp. L9-4 genomic region, the following are encoded:
- a CDS encoding MFS transporter, whose amino-acid sequence MASSVTETTAPTTPHQPGRLGGRWIDDWRPEDPDFWESTGKGVARRNLFFSVFSEHIGFSIWSLWSVMVLFLPEPVFGIDPAGKFLLTTLPTALGAFVRLPYTFAVAKFGGRNWTIFSAALLLVPTIATAIVLEPGVSFGTLLFVSCLAGVGGGNFASSMTNINAFYPTRLKGWALGLNAGGGNLGVPVIQLVGLLVLATAGADSPRVVLYVYLPFIVLAAVGAALVMDNLTSARNQPRAMREVAREPHTWIMSFLYIGTFGSFIGFGFAFGQVLQNQFHDDFATPLAAAQLTWLGPLLGSLIRPLGGSLADRFGGARITFCTFIAMAAGATVVLMASKQQSLPLFLVGFVALFVLSGLGNGSTYKMIPAIFRAKAMDAVAAGGDTVAADRLALRRSGALIGIAGAVGAFGGVLVNLAFRQSFLETKTGDSAYLAFIAFYAVCVVVTWAVYLRPGNRLAGV is encoded by the coding sequence ATGGCCAGCTCCGTCACCGAGACCACCGCTCCGACGACCCCGCACCAGCCCGGCCGCCTCGGTGGCCGCTGGATCGATGACTGGCGCCCCGAAGACCCCGACTTCTGGGAGTCCACCGGCAAGGGCGTCGCCCGCCGCAACCTGTTCTTCTCCGTCTTCTCCGAGCACATCGGTTTCTCCATCTGGAGCCTGTGGTCGGTGATGGTGCTGTTCCTGCCCGAGCCGGTGTTCGGCATCGACCCGGCCGGGAAGTTCTTGCTCACCACCCTGCCCACCGCGCTGGGCGCCTTCGTCCGGCTGCCCTACACCTTCGCCGTCGCCAAGTTCGGCGGCCGCAACTGGACGATCTTCAGCGCCGCCCTGCTGCTGGTGCCGACCATCGCCACCGCGATCGTGCTCGAGCCGGGCGTCTCCTTCGGCACGCTGCTGTTCGTCTCCTGCCTCGCCGGCGTCGGCGGTGGCAACTTCGCCAGCTCCATGACCAACATCAACGCCTTCTACCCGACCCGGCTCAAGGGCTGGGCGCTCGGGCTCAACGCCGGCGGCGGCAACCTCGGCGTCCCGGTGATCCAGCTGGTGGGCCTGCTGGTGCTGGCCACCGCAGGCGCCGACAGCCCGCGGGTCGTGCTCTATGTCTACCTGCCCTTCATCGTGCTCGCCGCGGTGGGCGCCGCACTGGTGATGGACAACCTGACCTCGGCGCGCAACCAGCCCCGGGCGATGCGCGAGGTCGCCCGCGAGCCGCACACCTGGATCATGTCCTTCCTCTACATCGGCACCTTCGGCTCCTTCATCGGCTTCGGGTTCGCCTTCGGCCAGGTGCTGCAGAACCAGTTCCACGACGACTTCGCCACCCCGCTGGCGGCCGCGCAGCTCACCTGGCTCGGCCCGCTGCTCGGTTCGCTCATCCGCCCCCTCGGCGGCTCGCTGGCCGACCGCTTCGGCGGCGCCCGGATCACCTTCTGCACCTTCATCGCCATGGCGGCCGGTGCCACGGTGGTGCTGATGGCCAGCAAGCAGCAGTCGCTGCCGCTGTTCCTCGTCGGGTTCGTGGCGCTGTTCGTCCTCAGCGGCCTCGGCAACGGCTCGACCTACAAGATGATCCCGGCGATCTTCCGGGCCAAGGCCATGGACGCCGTGGCCGCCGGGGGCGACACGGTCGCAGCCGACCGGCTGGCGCTGCGCCGGTCCGGGGCGCTGATCGGCATCGCCGGCGCGGTCGGTGCCTTCGGCGGGGTGCTGGTCAACCTGGCCTTCCGCCAGTCGTTCCTGGAGACGAAGACCGGCGACAGCGCCTACCTCGCGTTCATCGCCTTCTACGCCGTCTGCGTCGTCGTCACCTGGGCGGTCTACCTGCGTCCGGGCAACCGGCTCGCCGGGGTCTGA
- the cynS gene encoding cyanase yields the protein MSPILTRSDAADLVVAARIRHGLSWSQIADRIGAPLVWCTAALLGQHPMSREQAEGVCTLLELDETVAESLQLQPSRGSDPALLTDPTVYRLMEAMSVYGPALKALIHEEFGDGIMSAINFKIDIARRPDPDGDRVVITLDGKFLDYRW from the coding sequence ATGTCCCCGATCCTCACCAGGTCCGACGCCGCCGACCTGGTGGTCGCCGCCCGGATCAGGCACGGCCTGTCCTGGTCGCAGATCGCCGACCGGATCGGCGCACCGCTGGTCTGGTGCACCGCCGCCCTGCTCGGCCAGCACCCGATGAGCCGCGAGCAGGCCGAGGGGGTCTGCACGCTGCTGGAGCTCGACGAGACCGTGGCCGAGAGCCTGCAGCTGCAGCCGTCCCGCGGCTCGGACCCGGCCCTGCTCACCGACCCCACGGTCTACCGGCTTATGGAGGCCATGTCGGTCTACGGCCCGGCCCTCAAGGCGCTCATCCACGAGGAGTTCGGCGACGGGATCATGAGCGCGATCAACTTCAAGATCGACATCGCCCGCCGCCCGGACCCCGACGGCGATCGCGTCGTCATCACCCTCGACGGGAAGTTCCTCGACTACCGCTGGTGA
- a CDS encoding formate/nitrite transporter family protein: protein MSYVMPKDFVTKMIDAGEAKVFMATRDTLIRAFMAGAVLALAAAFAVTVTVQTGQALVGALLFPVGFSLLYLLGFDLLTGVFTLVPLALIDKRKGVTVRGMLRNWGLVFTGNFAGALVVAVMMAVIFTYAFSVPPNEIGERIGSIGEARTVGYADHGAAGMLTLFLRGVLCNWMVSTGVVAAMLSTSVSGKVIAMWMPILLFFYMGFEHSVVNMYLFPSGLMLGGDFSIGDYLVWNEVPTVLGNLVGGLAFVGLTLYATHARTAASRRPADTAAVEPVPAPREETVSVG, encoded by the coding sequence ATGTCCTACGTGATGCCCAAGGACTTCGTGACCAAGATGATCGACGCCGGTGAGGCGAAGGTCTTCATGGCCACCCGCGACACCCTGATCCGGGCCTTCATGGCCGGCGCGGTCCTCGCGCTGGCCGCGGCCTTCGCGGTCACCGTCACCGTGCAGACCGGGCAGGCCCTCGTCGGCGCTCTGCTCTTCCCGGTCGGCTTCTCCCTGCTCTACCTGCTCGGGTTCGACCTGCTCACCGGCGTCTTCACGCTGGTGCCGCTGGCGCTGATCGACAAGCGCAAGGGCGTCACCGTGCGCGGCATGCTGCGCAACTGGGGCCTGGTGTTCACCGGCAACTTCGCCGGCGCCCTGGTCGTCGCGGTGATGATGGCGGTGATCTTCACCTACGCCTTCTCCGTGCCGCCGAACGAGATCGGGGAGCGGATCGGGTCGATCGGCGAGGCCCGCACGGTCGGGTACGCCGATCACGGCGCGGCCGGGATGCTGACGCTGTTCCTGCGCGGGGTGCTGTGCAACTGGATGGTCTCCACCGGGGTCGTCGCGGCGATGCTGTCCACCTCGGTGTCCGGGAAGGTCATCGCGATGTGGATGCCGATCCTGCTGTTCTTCTACATGGGCTTCGAGCACTCGGTCGTGAACATGTACCTGTTCCCGTCCGGGCTGATGCTCGGTGGCGACTTCTCGATCGGTGACTACCTGGTCTGGAACGAGGTCCCGACCGTGCTGGGCAACCTGGTCGGCGGCCTGGCCTTCGTCGGGCTCACCCTCTACGCCACCCACGCCCGCACCGCCGCCAGTCGCCGGCCGGCCGACACCGCAGCCGTCGAGCCCGTCCCGGCGCCGCGGGAGGAGACCGTGTCCGTCGGCTGA
- a CDS encoding uroporphyrinogen-III synthase, whose amino-acid sequence MTDPALAPEAESSGAAAPLELLPLAGYTVAVTAARRSEELGALLDRRGARVVHAPAIRIVPLSDDAELVAATREVLAEPVDLVVATTGVGFRGWLEAAEAWDLPLREHLLGSRVLARGPKARGAIRGAGLVDAWSPESENSAEVLAHLLSGAEGPIQGRRIAVQLHGDPLPDLVSGLRAAGADVLTVPVYRWVLPEDTAPLRRLVVAIAARGVDAVTFTSAPAAASLLQVAGEEGVRAGVLAAFADAVLAVAVGQVTAAPLEAAGIRTVQPERARLGALARSVVSDLPARHPVLTCGAHTLQVRGHAAVLDGRLVELPPGPMAVLRALARRPGVVVSRPDLLGELSGGGDAHAVEMAVTRLRAALGAPVVETVVKRGYRLAV is encoded by the coding sequence GTGACCGACCCCGCGCTCGCCCCCGAGGCGGAGAGCTCCGGCGCAGCCGCCCCCCTGGAGCTGCTGCCGCTGGCCGGCTACACCGTCGCGGTCACCGCGGCCCGGCGCAGCGAGGAGCTCGGCGCGCTGCTGGACCGCCGCGGCGCACGGGTCGTCCACGCCCCGGCGATCCGCATCGTGCCGCTGTCCGACGACGCCGAGCTGGTGGCCGCCACCCGCGAGGTCCTGGCCGAGCCGGTCGACCTGGTGGTCGCCACCACCGGCGTGGGCTTCCGCGGCTGGCTGGAGGCAGCCGAGGCCTGGGACCTCCCGCTGCGGGAGCACCTGCTCGGCTCGCGGGTGCTGGCCCGCGGCCCGAAGGCGCGGGGGGCGATCCGCGGCGCGGGCCTGGTCGACGCCTGGTCGCCGGAGTCGGAGAACTCCGCGGAGGTGCTCGCGCACCTGCTGTCGGGCGCCGAGGGGCCGATCCAGGGACGCCGGATCGCCGTCCAGCTGCACGGTGACCCGCTGCCCGACCTGGTGTCCGGGCTGCGCGCGGCCGGCGCCGACGTGCTGACCGTCCCGGTCTACCGGTGGGTGCTGCCCGAGGACACCGCCCCGCTGCGCCGGCTGGTCGTGGCGATCGCCGCCCGCGGGGTCGACGCGGTCACCTTCACCAGCGCCCCGGCCGCGGCGAGCCTGCTGCAGGTCGCCGGCGAGGAGGGTGTGCGGGCCGGGGTGCTCGCCGCCTTCGCCGACGCCGTGCTCGCGGTGGCCGTGGGGCAGGTGACCGCCGCCCCGCTCGAGGCCGCCGGCATCCGCACGGTGCAGCCGGAGCGGGCCCGGCTGGGGGCGCTGGCCCGCTCCGTGGTCTCCGACCTGCCCGCGCGGCACCCGGTGCTCACCTGCGGCGCGCACACCCTGCAGGTGCGCGGGCACGCCGCGGTGCTCGACGGGCGGCTGGTCGAGCTGCCGCCGGGCCCGATGGCGGTGTTGCGTGCGCTCGCCCGCCGTCCCGGCGTGGTGGTCTCCCGCCCCGACCTGCTCGGCGAGCTCTCCGGTGGCGGCGACGCGCACGCGGTGGAGATGGCGGTCACCCGGCTGCGCGCGGCGCTCGGCGCCCCGGTGGTCGAGACGGTCGTCAAGCGCGGCTACCGCCTGGCCGTCTGA
- a CDS encoding PH domain-containing protein, producing the protein MPPTPPPPVSAVPRRLRLITALAAAGLVVVMSVVAVLLKSSTTGVVSFHTSDQVAMVGLGLAMAAGVLMVGRSRVDADADGIRVRNVVINHEVPWAAVRAVRFDQHSPWATLMLTNDDELAVSAVQAADGARALAAVRGLRALLGDHQARAAAAAPPKEDLLYPD; encoded by the coding sequence GTGCCCCCGACCCCGCCGCCCCCGGTCTCCGCCGTCCCGCGCCGGTTGCGGCTGATCACGGCGCTGGCCGCCGCCGGCCTGGTCGTCGTGATGAGCGTGGTGGCCGTGCTGCTCAAGAGCTCCACCACCGGCGTCGTGTCCTTCCACACCTCCGACCAGGTGGCCATGGTCGGGCTGGGCCTGGCGATGGCGGCCGGCGTCCTGATGGTGGGGCGGTCGCGGGTGGACGCGGACGCCGACGGCATCCGGGTGCGCAACGTCGTTATCAACCACGAGGTGCCGTGGGCGGCGGTGCGGGCGGTGCGCTTCGACCAGCACTCACCGTGGGCCACGCTGATGCTCACCAACGACGACGAGCTGGCCGTCTCCGCCGTCCAGGCCGCGGACGGCGCGCGTGCGCTGGCCGCGGTGCGCGGGCTGCGCGCCCTGCTCGGCGACCACCAGGCCCGGGCGGCCGCTGCCGCCCCGCCCAAGGAGGACCTGCTCTACCCCGACTGA
- the infC gene encoding translation initiation factor IF-3, with protein sequence MGPEGEQVGIVSIGEALRLAQDSELDLVEVAPMARPPVAKLMDYGKFKYEAAQKAREARRNQALTVIKEMRLRLKIDPHDYETKKGHVERFLKGGDKVKITVMFRGREQSRPEMGYKLLQRLAGDVSDLGIVESNPKQDGRNMVMVIAPHRNQVASDAVRRTAKAEKHAASEPQAPAAQAPAEQAPAEQAPPA encoded by the coding sequence GTGGGACCCGAGGGCGAGCAGGTCGGCATCGTGTCGATCGGCGAGGCGCTGCGGCTGGCGCAGGACAGCGAGCTCGACCTCGTCGAGGTCGCGCCCATGGCGCGCCCGCCCGTCGCCAAGCTCATGGACTACGGCAAGTTCAAGTACGAAGCCGCGCAGAAGGCCCGCGAGGCCCGGCGGAACCAGGCGCTCACCGTCATCAAGGAGATGCGGCTGCGCCTGAAGATCGACCCGCACGACTACGAGACCAAGAAGGGCCACGTCGAGCGCTTCCTCAAGGGCGGCGACAAGGTCAAGATCACCGTGATGTTCCGCGGTCGCGAGCAGTCCCGCCCCGAGATGGGCTACAAGCTGCTCCAGCGACTGGCCGGGGACGTGTCCGACCTGGGGATCGTGGAGTCGAACCCCAAGCAGGACGGCCGCAACATGGTCATGGTGATCGCTCCGCACCGGAACCAGGTGGCCTCCGACGCCGTCCGGCGCACCGCGAAGGCGGAGAAGCACGCAGCGTCGGAGCCGCAGGCCCCGGCCGCGCAGGCTCCCGCTGAGCAGGCCCCGGCAGAGCAGGCCCCTCCGGCCTGA
- the rpmI gene encoding 50S ribosomal protein L35, which produces MPKNKTHKGAAKRIRVTGTGKLVAEHTNNQHKFEHKSGSRKRRISGTAELNPADTSRMKKLLGI; this is translated from the coding sequence ATGCCGAAGAACAAGACCCACAAGGGCGCCGCCAAGCGGATCCGCGTCACGGGCACCGGGAAGCTGGTGGCCGAGCACACGAACAACCAGCACAAGTTCGAGCACAAGTCTGGCTCCCGGAAGCGGCGGATCTCCGGCACGGCTGAGCTGAACCCTGCTGACACCAGCCGGATGAAGAAGCTCCTCGGCATCTGA
- the rplT gene encoding 50S ribosomal protein L20: MARVKRAVNAQKKRRTTLEAASGYRGQRSRLYRKAKEQILHSATYNYRDRKVRKGDFRKLWITRINAAARQNDMTYNRFMQGLKLAGIELDRKVLAELAVNEPATFTSLVASARAALLANPQATGAAQADPAAA, from the coding sequence GTGGCACGCGTGAAGCGGGCGGTCAACGCCCAGAAGAAGCGTCGTACGACCCTCGAGGCAGCCAGTGGGTACCGCGGCCAGCGGTCCCGGCTGTACCGCAAGGCCAAGGAGCAGATCCTCCACTCCGCGACCTACAACTACCGCGACCGCAAGGTCCGCAAGGGTGACTTCCGCAAGCTGTGGATCACCCGCATCAACGCCGCGGCGCGGCAGAACGACATGACCTACAACCGGTTCATGCAGGGCCTGAAGCTGGCCGGCATCGAGCTGGACCGCAAGGTGCTGGCCGAGCTCGCCGTCAACGAGCCCGCCACCTTCACCTCGCTGGTGGCCTCGGCCCGCGCCGCACTGCTGGCGAACCCGCAGGCGACCGGCGCGGCACAGGCCGACCCCGCCGCTGCCTGA
- a CDS encoding RNA methyltransferase, translating into MPDLLTERSARVVAARKLTRRSGRDDAGAFLAEGRQAVSEALAEPGAVREVLATEAAAATHRDLLATTDVPVRLVTDKAAAVLSETVTPQGLVAVCALRDVPAQRLVTDPPRLSVALAELNDPGNAGTVLRTADACGAGAVVFGAGSADPYNGKVVRSSAGSLWHVDVVRSAPLPGLIAELQAAGVTVLAADGGGEVALDAAEGDGLLAGPVLWLFGNEARGLDPALAAAADARVRIPMRGRAESLNLSVAAAICLYATQLAQG; encoded by the coding sequence GTGCCCGACCTCCTGACCGAGCGCTCCGCGCGGGTCGTCGCCGCCCGCAAGCTCACCCGCCGCAGTGGCCGGGACGACGCCGGGGCCTTCCTCGCCGAGGGCCGCCAGGCGGTCAGCGAGGCCCTCGCCGAGCCGGGCGCCGTGCGCGAGGTCCTCGCCACCGAGGCAGCGGCCGCCACGCACCGCGACCTGCTGGCCACCACCGACGTCCCGGTGCGGCTGGTGACGGACAAGGCCGCGGCCGTGCTGTCGGAGACGGTCACCCCGCAGGGCCTGGTCGCCGTCTGCGCGCTGCGCGACGTCCCCGCGCAGCGGCTGGTCACCGACCCGCCGCGGCTGTCCGTGGCGCTGGCCGAGCTGAACGACCCGGGCAACGCCGGCACCGTGCTGCGCACCGCCGACGCCTGCGGTGCCGGCGCGGTCGTCTTCGGGGCCGGCTCGGCCGACCCCTACAACGGCAAGGTCGTGCGCAGCAGCGCCGGGAGCCTCTGGCACGTCGACGTGGTGCGCAGCGCGCCGCTGCCCGGACTCATCGCCGAGCTGCAGGCCGCCGGGGTGACCGTGCTGGCCGCCGACGGCGGGGGAGAGGTGGCCCTGGACGCCGCCGAAGGCGACGGGCTGCTGGCCGGGCCGGTGCTGTGGTTGTTCGGGAACGAGGCGCGGGGGCTGGACCCCGCCCTCGCCGCGGCCGCCGATGCCCGCGTCCGCATCCCGATGCGCGGCCGGGCGGAGAGCCTCAACCTCTCGGTGGCCGCCGCGATCTGTCTCTACGCCACCCAGCTCGCCCAGGGGTGA
- a CDS encoding diguanylate cyclase domain-containing protein: MTSIATPTSSLDDVLRTGAVHSVYQPIVELGTGRIVAYEALARGPQGPLHTPDALFAAARTAGRLAELDALCRSAALRGAVAARLGPPLTVFVNVEPEVLESAPLEDLLAIATTAPAGLRVVVEITERALATRPADLLRAVERVREVGWGIALDDVGAESMSLAFMPLLRPDVVKLDLKLVQQRPGPAVAEIMNAVNGYAERTGALVLAEGIEDEAHLAMAMALGASLGQGWHFGRPGPTAVTDREVAALKLPKAIPLDADVHGSPFGCLPAGTELRVAPKALLIELSKHLERQAMRLGETCVVASTFQEARHFTPATTLRYRDLVARTGFVCALGADLPVEPVPGLRGAHLHPDDPVRGEWDVVVLSPHFSAALLARDLGDSGPDAQRRYEYALTYERTTVELAGISLVARVAAQPAPPEPETTAPTPEVIAALAHSTLVGPSPDEPLLLRALAATTSGVAITDMTAPDQPLIYVNAAFESLAGQSAAQVLGRNCRFLQGPDTDPAVITRMRSAINAGQEFRATLLNHRGPQREPWWNEIHLAPVHDARGVVVQYIGVQNDVTTRVTAERELLTERDRTRQHLARIEELAYTDPLTGLPNRRRLEERMETALWQARLDGGAVALLFLDLDGFKAVNDAFGHAAGDELLQTVADRLRARLRRGDLLARLGGDEFLVGLLGLDAATARVEAERVADDLRAALTHPVELAGSEVTVRVSIGVAVHPEDGDEFGPLLHRADARMYAGKHPADR, from the coding sequence GTGACCTCGATCGCCACCCCCACCTCATCGCTCGACGACGTCCTGCGCACCGGCGCCGTCCACAGCGTCTACCAGCCGATCGTCGAGCTGGGCACCGGACGCATCGTCGCCTACGAGGCGCTGGCCCGCGGCCCCCAGGGACCGCTGCACACCCCGGACGCGCTGTTCGCCGCCGCCCGGACCGCCGGCCGGCTGGCCGAGCTCGACGCCCTCTGCCGCTCCGCGGCCCTGCGGGGCGCAGTGGCCGCACGGCTGGGCCCCCCGCTGACCGTCTTCGTCAACGTCGAGCCCGAGGTGCTGGAGTCCGCGCCGCTGGAGGACCTGCTGGCGATCGCCACGACCGCGCCCGCCGGGCTGCGGGTGGTCGTGGAGATCACCGAGCGCGCGCTGGCCACCCGCCCGGCGGACCTGCTGCGGGCCGTCGAACGGGTCCGCGAGGTCGGCTGGGGCATCGCCCTGGACGACGTCGGCGCGGAGTCGATGTCGCTGGCCTTCATGCCCCTGCTCCGCCCGGACGTCGTGAAGCTGGACCTGAAGCTCGTGCAGCAGCGCCCCGGCCCGGCGGTCGCGGAGATCATGAACGCGGTCAACGGCTACGCCGAGCGCACCGGCGCCCTGGTGCTCGCCGAGGGCATCGAGGACGAGGCCCACCTGGCCATGGCCATGGCGCTGGGCGCGAGCCTCGGGCAGGGCTGGCACTTCGGCCGGCCGGGGCCCACCGCGGTGACCGACCGCGAGGTCGCCGCGCTCAAGCTGCCCAAGGCGATCCCCCTGGACGCCGACGTGCACGGCTCCCCGTTCGGCTGCCTGCCCGCCGGCACCGAGCTGCGCGTGGCGCCGAAGGCCCTGCTCATCGAGCTGAGCAAGCACCTCGAGCGGCAGGCCATGCGGCTGGGCGAGACCTGCGTCGTGGCCTCCACCTTCCAGGAGGCCCGGCACTTCACCCCGGCCACCACGCTGCGCTACCGCGACCTCGTCGCCCGCACCGGCTTCGTCTGCGCCCTCGGTGCCGACCTGCCCGTGGAGCCGGTGCCGGGCCTGCGCGGCGCGCACCTGCACCCCGACGACCCGGTGCGCGGCGAGTGGGACGTCGTCGTCCTGAGCCCCCACTTCAGCGCGGCCCTGCTGGCCCGCGACCTCGGTGACAGCGGCCCGGACGCCCAGCGCCGGTACGAGTACGCCCTGACCTACGAGCGGACCACCGTGGAGCTGGCGGGGATCTCCCTCGTCGCCCGGGTCGCCGCCCAGCCCGCACCGCCGGAGCCCGAGACCACGGCCCCCACACCGGAGGTCATCGCCGCGCTGGCGCACTCGACGCTGGTCGGCCCCTCACCGGACGAGCCGCTGCTGCTGCGCGCCCTGGCCGCCACCACCAGCGGCGTCGCCATCACCGACATGACCGCGCCCGACCAGCCGCTCATCTACGTCAACGCCGCGTTCGAGTCCCTCGCGGGGCAGTCGGCCGCCCAGGTGCTGGGCCGCAACTGCCGCTTCCTGCAGGGCCCGGACACCGACCCGGCCGTGATCACCCGGATGCGCTCGGCCATCAACGCCGGCCAGGAGTTCCGCGCGACCCTGCTCAACCACCGCGGCCCGCAGCGCGAGCCGTGGTGGAACGAGATCCACCTGGCGCCCGTGCACGACGCCCGCGGGGTCGTGGTGCAGTACATCGGCGTGCAGAACGACGTCACCACCCGGGTGACGGCCGAGCGCGAGCTGCTCACCGAGCGGGACCGCACCCGCCAGCACCTGGCCCGGATCGAGGAGCTGGCCTACACCGACCCGCTCACCGGCCTGCCCAACCGCCGCCGGCTGGAGGAGCGGATGGAGACCGCCCTGTGGCAGGCCCGCCTCGACGGGGGCGCCGTCGCGCTGCTGTTCCTCGACCTCGACGGCTTCAAGGCGGTCAACGACGCCTTCGGTCACGCCGCCGGCGACGAGCTCCTGCAGACCGTCGCCGACCGGTTGCGTGCCCGGCTGCGCCGCGGTGACCTGCTGGCCCGCCTCGGGGGCGACGAGTTCCTGGTCGGCCTGCTGGGTCTGGACGCCGCGACCGCCCGGGTCGAGGCCGAGCGGGTCGCCGACGACCTCCGCGCCGCGCTCACCCACCCGGTCGAGCTGGCCGGCAGCGAGGTGACCGTGCGGGTGAGCATCGGCGTGGCCGTGCACCCCGAGGACGGCGACGAGTTCGGCCCGCTGCTGCACCGCGCCGACGCCCGGATGTACGCCGGCAAGCACCCCGCCGACCGCTGA
- the pheS gene encoding phenylalanine--tRNA ligase subunit alpha, producing the protein MSGANDPYDPKQVAALSPEALDAAVSAAVEAFAAAGDLAELAAVRPAHLGDRAPVLLARRELGALPPAARSDAGKRVNAARVAVTDAYAERLAVLEAERDERVLAEERVDVTLPWDRAPRGARHPLTTLTDRIADVFVGMGYEVADGPELEAEWLNFDALNTGPDHPARSLADTFFVAPEDSGLVLRTHTSPVQARTMLERTPPIYVVAPGRVYRTDELDATHTPVFHQVEGLAVDKGLTMAHLRGTLDHLARSLFGADAQTRWRPHFFPFTEPSAEFDVWFPEHRDGPQWVEWGGCGMVNPRVLTACGIDPEVYTGFAFGMGIERALQFRSGVGDMHDIVEGDVRFTSAFGVEQ; encoded by the coding sequence GTGTCTGGCGCCAACGATCCCTACGACCCCAAGCAGGTCGCCGCGCTCTCCCCGGAGGCCCTCGACGCCGCGGTGAGCGCCGCGGTCGAGGCCTTCGCCGCGGCCGGTGACCTGGCCGAGCTGGCCGCTGTCCGGCCGGCCCACCTGGGCGACCGCGCGCCGGTGCTGCTGGCCCGCCGCGAGCTCGGTGCGCTGCCGCCCGCGGCCCGCTCGGACGCCGGCAAGCGGGTGAACGCCGCCCGCGTGGCGGTCACCGACGCGTACGCCGAGCGGCTGGCCGTGCTGGAGGCCGAGCGCGACGAGCGGGTGCTGGCCGAGGAGCGCGTCGACGTCACGCTGCCCTGGGACCGTGCCCCGCGCGGTGCCCGGCACCCCCTGACCACGCTCACCGACCGGATCGCCGACGTCTTCGTCGGGATGGGCTACGAGGTCGCCGACGGCCCGGAGCTCGAGGCGGAGTGGCTGAACTTCGACGCCCTCAACACCGGCCCCGACCACCCGGCCCGGTCGCTGGCCGACACCTTCTTCGTGGCACCCGAGGACTCCGGCCTGGTGCTGCGCACCCACACCAGCCCGGTGCAGGCCCGCACCATGCTCGAGCGCACCCCGCCGATCTACGTGGTGGCGCCCGGGCGGGTCTACCGCACCGACGAGCTCGACGCGACGCACACCCCGGTGTTCCACCAGGTCGAGGGCCTGGCCGTCGACAAGGGCCTGACCATGGCCCACCTGCGCGGCACCCTGGACCACCTGGCCCGCTCGCTGTTCGGCGCCGACGCCCAGACCCGCTGGCGGCCGCACTTCTTCCCCTTCACCGAGCCCTCGGCGGAGTTCGACGTGTGGTTCCCCGAGCACCGCGACGGTCCGCAGTGGGTCGAGTGGGGTGGCTGCGGGATGGTCAACCCGCGGGTGCTCACCGCCTGCGGCATCGACCCGGAGGTCTACACCGGGTTCGCCTTCGGCATGGGCATCGAGCGCGCCCTGCAGTTCCGCTCCGGCGTCGGCGACATGCACGACATCGTCGAGGGCGACGTCCGTTTCACCTCAGCGTTCGGAGTCGAGCAGTGA